From a region of the Tamandua tetradactyla isolate mTamTet1 chromosome 10, mTamTet1.pri, whole genome shotgun sequence genome:
- the OLIG1 gene encoding oligodendrocyte transcription factor 1, with product MYYAVSQARVNAAPATMLRPQRPGDAQLGASLYELVGYRQTPSSSSSSSSSSSMTATLLPKAAREKPEAPAEPPGPGPGAGAHAGGGARADAKEEQQQQLRRKINSRERKRMQDLNLAMDALREVILPYSAAHCQGAPGRKLSKIATLLLARNYILLLGSSLQELRRALGESTGPAAPRLLLAGLPLLAAAPGSVLLAPGAVGPPDALRPAKYLSLALDEPPCGQFALPGGGAGGGAGGPGLCTCAVCKFPHLVPAGLGLAAVQAQFSK from the coding sequence ATGTATTATGCGGTTTCCCAGGCTCGCGTGAACGCGGCCCCCGCTACTATGTTGCGGCCACAGCGGCCGGGAGACGCGCAGCTCGGGGCCTCCCTGTACGAGCTGGTGGGCTACCGGCAAacgccctcctcctcctcctcctcctcctcctcttcctccatgACGGCCACCCTCCTCCCCAAAGCGGCGCGCGAGAAGCCGGAGGCACCCGCCGAGCCGCCGGGCCCAGGGCCGGGAGCGGGCGCGCACGCTGGTGGCGGCGCCCGGGCGGATGCCAAGGAGGAGCAACAACAGCAGCTGCGGCGCAAGATCAACAGCCGCGAGCGAAAGCGCATGCAGGACCTGAACTTGGCCATGGACGCGCTGCGCGAGGTCATCCTGCCCTACTCGGCGGCGCATTGCCAGGGCGCGCCCGGCCGCAAGCTCTCCAAGATCGCCACGCTGCTGCTCGCCCGCAACTACATCCTTCTGCTGGGCAGCTCGCTGCAGGAGCTGCGCCGCGCGCTCGGCGAGAGCACCGGACCCGCCGCGCCGCGCCTGCTGCTGGCCGGCCTGCCCCTGCTGGCCGCTGCGCCCGGCTCCGTGCTCCTGGCGCCCGGCGCCGTGGGGCCCCCGGACGCGCTGCGCCCGGCCAAGTACCTGTCGCTGGCGCTCGATGAGCCGCCGTGCGGCCAGTTCGCGCTCCCCGGAGGTGGAGCGGGCGGCGGTGCGGGCGGCCCCGGCCTCTGCACTTGCGCGGTCTGCAAGTTCCCGCACTTGGTCCCGGCCGGCCTGGGCCTGGCCGCCGTGCAGGCGCAGTTCTCCAAGTGA